One window of the Pseudochaenichthys georgianus chromosome 21, fPseGeo1.2, whole genome shotgun sequence genome contains the following:
- the dhrs9 gene encoding dehydrogenase/reductase SDR family member 9, translating into MTPVTIWQTFDSAFSVRFSTMNTMFQQINQKHYLYALGLVVPWCIYRWYKGSRRVTKKEDKYVYITGCDSGFGNLLARHLDKQGFNVIAACYTEKGEEELKKITSDRLATLHLDVADSKSVEKAAALIKTLVGPKGLWAVVNNAGIALPSGPTDWMTIYDYKNMLAVNLCGVIDVTLSVLPLIKKAKGRVVNVASVFGRVSAFGGPYCVSKFGVESFNDSLRLNMAPFGIKVACIEPGFFKTNVTDTVAMKNNLRQLWERLPQDVKEDYGPDYLQASIDMLEQRFNMLTDGNLMKVVYCMEHAISAVYPQTRYSAGWDAKFFWLPAAYLPTSIADILFRGNAPPFKPKV; encoded by the exons ATGACTCCAGTAACAATTTGGCAAACTTTTGATTCAGCGTTTTCGGTGAGATTTTCAACCATGAATACCATGTTCCAGCAAATAAATC AAAAACATTATCTTTATGCCCTTGGACTGGTGGTTCCCTGGTGCATCTATCGCTGGTACAAGGGTAGCAGGAGAGTGACCAAAAAAGAAGACAAATATGTCTACATCACTGGCTGTGACTCTGGGTTTGGTAATCTCCTCGCGAGACACCTTGACAAGCAGGGCTTCAACGTGATTGCCGCCTGTTACACTGAGAAGGGTGAAGAAGAGCTGAAGAAGATCACCTCCGACAGACTGGCGACTCTTCACTTGGATGTTGCCGACTCAAAGAGTGTGGAGAAAGCCGCAGCTCTCATCAAGACTCTGGTTGGACCGAAGG GCCTCTGGGCCGTCGTGAACAACGCTGGAATCGCTCTGCCCTCCGGCCCCACTGACTGGATGACTATATACGACTACAAGAAcatgctggctgtcaacctgtgcGGGGTGATAGACGTCACACTGAGCGTCCTCCCTCTCATCAAGAAGGCCAAAGGCAGAGTGGTGAACGTGGCCAGTGTGTTTGGGCGAGTGAGCGCCTTTGGGGGGCCTTACTGCGTGTCCAAGTTCGGAGTGGAGTCCTTCAACGACAGTCTGCG TCTAAACATGGCACCGTTTGGCATTAAGGTAGCATGCATTGAGCCAGGCTTCTTCAAAACCAATGTGACTGATACAGTGGCGATGAAAAATAACCTGAGGCAGCTGTGGGAGCGACTCCCTCAGGATGTGAAGGAGGACTATGGACCTGATTACTTGCAAGCAT CTATTGACATGTTGGAACAAAGGTTTAACATGTTGACTGACGGGAACCTGATGAAGGTGGTGTACTGCATGGAGCACGCCATCTCCGCCGTTTACCCTCAGACTCGCTACTCCGCTGGGTGGGACGCCAAGTTCTTCTGGCTGCCTGCGGCCTACCTGCCAACCAGCATCGCTGATATTCTTTTCCGTGGAAATGCCCCTCCGTTTAAACCAAAAGTATAA